A DNA window from Helianthus annuus cultivar XRQ/B chromosome 15, HanXRQr2.0-SUNRISE, whole genome shotgun sequence contains the following coding sequences:
- the LOC110913604 gene encoding uncharacterized protein LOC110913604 — MVDTYSGGDIGTKNATEAFEILEKCAVKNRMQQPPRGKSSRQGVHHVDDYTAMTARMDALSSKFDRVMEMHSRGSSSGGAYQVGDFPTGEMSHEHVDFMGNQYRPQNNPYSNTYNPGWKNHPNFSWKPDASNQHPPGFAPRPTAPTHGAYGPPRPQQTPPSSDPSVHDMLSQILAGQNTQKAENEKRFREYDGRFTRHESELRRQKASMQAIENQVGQIAKMLSERQQGGLPSNTEPNPNATAKAITLRSGKTAQPIPPAVSEKPVDDEEVDEEIEAESPGEVQQRRVPASTARPKEPVREYVPPIPYPGRLKKQKMEEHYGKFLELFKQLHINLPFVEALAQMPKYAKFLKDILSNKKKLEELSQVTLNEECSAVLQNKLPKKMNDPGSFTIPCLIGSLSVSNALADLGASINLMPYAVLLS; from the coding sequence ATGGTTGATACATACTCGGGTGGTGATATCGGCACGAAAAATGCCACCGAGGCATTTGAGATTCTTGAAAAGTGTGCCGTGAAAAACCGGATGCAACAGCCCCCGAGGGGAAAGAGTTCTCGGCAGGGAGTTCATCATGTGGACGACTACACAGCCATGACAGCACGTATGGATGCCTTATCTTCGAAATTTGATCGAGTGATGGAAATGCACTCGAGAGGTTCTTCGAGTGGGGGAGCATATCAGGTAGGTGATTTTCCGACGGGAGAGATGTCACACGAGCATGTTGATTTCATGGGAAACCAATACCGTCCTCAAAACAATCCCTACAGCAATACTTATAATCCAGGGTGGAAGAATCATCCAAACTTTAGTTGGAAGCCCGATGCTTCTAACCAGCATCCACCCGGATTTGCTCCACGTCCCACAGCTCCGACCCATGGAGCATATGGTCCACCTCGTCCTCAGCAGACGCCTCCTTCTAGTGATCCTAGTGTGCATGATATGCTTAGTCAAATCTTAGCTGGTCAAAACACTCAAAAAGCGGAGAATGAGAAGCGTTTTAGGGAGTATGACGGTCGTTTCACGAGGCACGAGAGTGAGTTGAGAAGACAAAAGGCTTCCATGCAGGCCATTGAGAACCAAGTTGGCCAGATTGCCAAGATGTTGTCTGAGAGACAACAGGGGGGCCTTCCGAGCAACACAGAGCCAAATCCAAATGCTACAGCAAAGGCCATCACGTTGAGAAGCGGCAAGACCGCTCAGCCCATCCCTCCGGCTGTTTCAGAAAAGCCAGTCGATGACGAGGAGGTTGATGAGGAGATTGAGGCTGAGTCTCCGGGTGAGGTGCAACAGAGGCGagtcccagcaagtaccgcacgacCCAAGGAACCAGTGAGAGAGTATGTCCCTCCCATTCCATATCCAGGGAGGTTgaagaagcagaaaatggaagaACACTATGGTAAATTCCTCGAGCTTTTTAAGCAACTTCATATAAATTTACCATTTGTCGAGGCACTTGCTCAAATGCCTAAGTATGCCAAGTTTCTGAAGGATATCCTATCCAACAAAAAGAAACTTGAGGAGCTTTCGCAAGTGACCTTGAATGAAGAGTGTTCAGCGGTTCttcagaacaaactaccgaagaAGATGAATGATCCTGGGAGTTTCACTATCCCGTGTTTGATCGGTAGTTTGTCGGTCAGCAATGCGTTGGCTGATCTTGGAGCTAGCATAAACCTCATGCCATATGCGGTTTTGCTAAGCTAG